In a single window of the Leptospira sanjuanensis genome:
- a CDS encoding glycosyl transferase yields MKYLCTLFDYNYLPLGFSLYSSIQKHFGDFHLWILSLDNKSYDFLKKQSLENVTLISLDEVESDDVLVAKGNRTWQEYCWTLSPVLPSYILNKNPDIDHITYLDSDIFFYSDPEPIYNEIGNASIMIIPHRFPERLRHLEVNGIYNVQMVYFKRDKIGEKCLNRWREQCIEWCYYKLENNRLGDQKYLDVWPQNYDNVCVLKNEQSGVALWNIEKYNVSVKDDQIYIDGLPLIFYHFHMFKFYSSNIYSSGSVNYNLNFSAIRPIYEIYTNQLVLIVSNLNVTLKKLNISDIITMIERKNFHSVSIFTQLYWQSSLWVFVIFKRIATYARNIVKRIYSKIFN; encoded by the coding sequence ATGAAATATCTTTGTACTCTATTTGATTATAATTATTTGCCACTGGGTTTTTCACTTTACAGTTCTATCCAGAAGCATTTTGGCGATTTTCATCTTTGGATTCTTTCATTAGATAATAAATCATATGATTTTTTAAAGAAACAATCTTTGGAAAACGTTACATTGATTTCGTTGGATGAAGTCGAATCGGATGATGTTCTTGTTGCAAAGGGGAATCGGACCTGGCAGGAATATTGTTGGACCTTAAGTCCAGTACTCCCCTCTTATATTTTGAATAAGAATCCCGATATTGATCATATTACTTATTTAGATTCCGATATTTTCTTTTATTCCGATCCAGAACCAATTTACAATGAGATAGGAAATGCTTCTATCATGATCATTCCTCATCGATTCCCAGAACGTTTAAGACACCTAGAGGTAAACGGTATCTATAACGTCCAGATGGTTTATTTTAAAAGAGATAAAATAGGGGAAAAATGCTTAAATCGCTGGAGAGAACAGTGTATTGAATGGTGCTATTATAAATTAGAAAACAATCGTTTAGGAGACCAGAAGTATTTGGATGTCTGGCCCCAAAATTATGATAATGTATGCGTCCTTAAAAACGAACAGTCGGGAGTTGCACTTTGGAATATTGAGAAATATAACGTTTCTGTAAAAGATGACCAGATATATATAGATGGGCTTCCTTTGATATTTTATCACTTTCACATGTTTAAATTCTATTCGAGCAATATCTATTCATCCGGAAGTGTTAATTATAATTTAAACTTTTCAGCTATAAGGCCAATCTACGAGATTTATACGAATCAGTTAGTATTGATAGTTTCTAATTTAAATGTTACATTAAAAAAACTTAACATTTCAGATATTATTACGATGATTGAACGAAAAAATTTTCATTCTGTATCAATCTTTACTCAACTGTATTGGCAATCTTCCCTTTGGGTTTTCGTGATTTTTAAGAGAATAGCAACTTATGCACGAAATATAGTGAAAAGAATATATTCTAAAATATTTAATTAA
- a CDS encoding carbamoyltransferase family protein has translation MYILGISAYYHDSAVCLIEDGKIVFAAQEERYTRKKHDPNFPINALKKALEFCSISVDEISYVGFYEKPHLKFHRLLQNFADFYPQGNQTFSKAISTWIDFKLWIPEIIRKEIIALSPSRAKDMLWDGKVIFSEHHKSHAASAFYPSPFKEAAILVADGVGEFATTSMWLGKEDVRSVPTISFLKDMHFPHSLGMLYSAFTYYLGFKVNSGEYKVMGLAPYGEPKYAKQIIDRFVNLKSDGSFELNMDYFSFPYDDVMIREGFDEVMGFPRRKAEDRLEPFHFDIAASLQSVLENILLGIVKHIHKETKMENLCMAGGVALNCVANGKIFYNSGFNDIWIQPAAGDAGGAVGVAYYIWHEVLKERKAVRKNQCDDLMSGCYLGEYYHPDEVKSELIKRQIPFQEIKREEFSNVVSDLLTEGNVIGWFQGRMEFGPRALGGRSIIADPRSRDMQKKLNLKIKFRESFRPFAPSILWDRVQDWFELLGKPDSKLVNDQKGYASHYMLMVASVNQDRSIEMSEKEKALNGIDKLNVVRSEIPSCTHVDYSARIQTVRKEYNSAFFELIDSFFYKTGVPILVNTSFNVRGEPIVCRPMDAINCFLGTHMDYLAIENIIVSKKDIPSSMLLDYKDKFDLD, from the coding sequence ATGTATATACTCGGCATTTCAGCATATTATCACGATTCGGCAGTCTGTTTGATTGAAGATGGTAAAATCGTTTTTGCAGCTCAAGAGGAACGGTATACGCGGAAAAAGCACGACCCAAATTTTCCGATTAATGCCTTAAAGAAAGCGTTGGAATTTTGCTCGATAAGCGTAGACGAAATTTCATACGTAGGTTTTTACGAAAAACCTCATTTGAAATTTCATCGGCTTCTTCAAAATTTTGCAGATTTTTATCCACAAGGAAATCAGACTTTTTCAAAAGCTATTTCTACTTGGATAGACTTTAAACTGTGGATCCCGGAGATTATAAGAAAAGAGATAATCGCACTATCCCCATCCAGAGCAAAAGATATGCTTTGGGATGGGAAAGTAATTTTTTCTGAGCATCATAAATCTCATGCGGCTTCCGCCTTTTACCCTTCTCCGTTTAAAGAGGCTGCCATTCTCGTAGCGGATGGGGTCGGCGAATTTGCTACTACTAGTATGTGGTTGGGAAAAGAAGATGTTCGATCCGTTCCGACAATTTCCTTTTTGAAGGATATGCATTTTCCGCATTCATTAGGTATGTTATATTCTGCTTTTACCTATTATTTAGGTTTCAAAGTGAATTCTGGGGAATATAAAGTAATGGGATTAGCTCCTTATGGAGAGCCAAAATACGCGAAACAAATTATCGATCGATTTGTAAATTTAAAATCGGATGGTTCTTTTGAGTTGAATATGGATTATTTTTCATTTCCGTACGATGACGTTATGATTCGTGAAGGTTTTGATGAGGTAATGGGTTTTCCGCGAAGAAAGGCTGAAGACCGATTAGAACCATTTCATTTTGATATTGCTGCTTCATTACAATCAGTTTTAGAAAATATTTTATTAGGTATAGTCAAACATATTCATAAAGAAACTAAGATGGAGAACTTATGTATGGCCGGTGGAGTCGCATTGAACTGCGTCGCCAATGGAAAAATTTTCTATAATTCTGGTTTCAACGATATTTGGATCCAGCCTGCCGCTGGAGATGCAGGCGGTGCCGTTGGCGTTGCTTATTATATATGGCATGAAGTATTAAAAGAACGTAAAGCAGTCCGAAAAAACCAATGTGACGATTTGATGTCGGGCTGCTATTTGGGTGAATATTATCATCCCGACGAAGTTAAAAGTGAATTGATAAAAAGACAAATTCCTTTTCAGGAGATTAAAAGAGAGGAGTTTTCAAATGTAGTATCCGATCTCCTTACTGAAGGAAACGTTATCGGATGGTTCCAGGGTAGAATGGAATTTGGTCCTCGAGCTTTAGGAGGGCGCTCTATCATCGCGGATCCGCGTTCAAGGGATATGCAAAAAAAACTGAATTTAAAGATTAAATTTCGCGAGTCCTTCCGACCTTTCGCTCCTTCAATTTTATGGGATAGGGTACAAGATTGGTTTGAGCTACTCGGAAAACCTGATTCAAAGCTGGTTAATGATCAGAAGGGATATGCTTCTCATTATATGTTAATGGTGGCTAGTGTTAATCAAGATCGATCGATTGAAATGTCCGAAAAGGAAAAAGCATTAAATGGTATTGACAAACTAAATGTAGTACGTTCAGAGATTCCTTCCTGTACGCATGTCGATTACTCTGCCAGAATTCAAACCGTTAGGAAAGAGTATAATTCCGCATTTTTCGAATTGATCGATTCTTTTTTTTATAAGACTGGAGTTCCAATTCTTGTCAATACCTCATTTAATGTTCGAGGTGAGCCAATTGTTTGTAGACCGATGGATGCGATCAATTGCTTCTTGGGTACTCATATGGATTACCTCGCGATTGAAAATATTATCGTCTCCAAAAAGGATATCCCTTCATCCATGTTACTTGATTACAAAGATAAGTTTGATTTGGATTAG
- a CDS encoding PIG-L deacetylase family protein, whose product MKILAIGAHFDDVELGCGGALLKWKSEGHHVAIYVATKSGYESESGNVIRSNSDALREGKESALKIGAELFEGNFPTFHIEANEGLHKSLLNVLDHCSPDLLLVHWNGDVHHDHRVLADATLHVSKRVRKIIFYRSNWYQSAQNFTANYFVDITAYLDQKVELIKIHQSEFKRTFGKWERYIKSQAEYYGFIAGCSYAEGFHVLRWLE is encoded by the coding sequence ATGAAAATTTTGGCGATTGGAGCCCATTTTGATGATGTGGAACTTGGATGCGGAGGAGCATTGTTAAAATGGAAAAGTGAGGGACACCACGTTGCAATTTACGTTGCAACTAAATCCGGTTATGAGAGTGAATCCGGAAATGTAATTAGAAGTAATTCGGACGCTCTTCGAGAAGGAAAAGAAAGTGCATTAAAAATTGGGGCCGAACTTTTCGAAGGTAATTTTCCGACCTTTCATATCGAGGCAAACGAAGGATTACATAAAAGTTTATTGAACGTTTTGGATCATTGTTCTCCCGATCTTTTACTCGTTCATTGGAATGGCGATGTGCATCATGATCATAGAGTTCTTGCGGATGCAACACTTCATGTTTCAAAACGGGTCCGAAAAATTATTTTTTATCGAAGCAACTGGTATCAATCGGCACAAAATTTTACTGCAAATTACTTTGTGGATATAACTGCTTATCTTGATCAGAAAGTTGAGCTGATCAAGATTCATCAATCCGAATTCAAAAGAACCTTTGGGAAGTGGGAACGTTATATTAAATCGCAAGCCGAATACTACGGTTTTATTGCCGGATGCAGTTATGCAGAAGGCTTTCATGTTTTACGATGGTTGGAGTAA
- a CDS encoding class I SAM-dependent methyltransferase: MISKCPICDSDNKKPVYELFDDRYGFRGFFKLYICSDCKHKFLENNFSNADLTKLYSDYYPRRTFDVNSYRPLEEVKGFRGWLSGDFRSFSAVPKCVRVLDIGCGFCESLGYHQSRGCEVYGVEADKNATKVADRFGFNVHIGTFDETAYPSEFFDYVTMDQVIEHVIDPVHTLKEIHRILKKGGRFIATTPNSNGFGTFFFGRKWINWHTPYHLHHFSKKSIYSLASRSGFRVESLRTLTSSEWFFYQWIHSSFFPKEGEVSSFWSPNSKGLSASQQKRLISLQRLKKLKLNSLITRIFDSIGFGDNWLIYFAKE; the protein is encoded by the coding sequence ATGATCTCAAAATGTCCCATTTGTGATTCCGATAATAAAAAGCCGGTTTATGAACTCTTTGATGATAGATACGGCTTTCGAGGTTTTTTTAAATTATATATTTGCTCTGATTGCAAACATAAATTTTTAGAAAATAATTTTTCTAATGCTGATCTAACTAAATTATATTCAGATTATTATCCTAGACGAACCTTTGATGTGAACTCCTATCGACCTTTAGAAGAGGTGAAAGGTTTTCGTGGTTGGCTAAGCGGTGATTTTCGATCCTTTTCAGCAGTTCCAAAATGTGTAAGAGTTTTAGATATTGGATGCGGTTTCTGCGAGTCGCTTGGCTATCATCAGTCTCGAGGTTGTGAAGTTTACGGTGTGGAGGCTGATAAAAATGCAACTAAGGTTGCAGATAGATTTGGATTTAATGTTCATATTGGAACTTTTGATGAAACAGCATATCCATCCGAATTCTTTGATTACGTGACCATGGATCAAGTAATTGAACATGTTATTGATCCAGTCCATACGTTAAAAGAAATTCATCGTATCCTAAAGAAGGGCGGTCGATTTATTGCCACAACTCCAAATTCAAATGGATTCGGAACATTTTTTTTTGGTCGCAAATGGATCAATTGGCACACTCCGTATCATTTACATCATTTTTCCAAAAAGTCAATTTATAGTCTCGCTAGTAGAAGCGGATTTCGAGTCGAAAGTCTTAGAACTTTAACGAGTTCCGAGTGGTTTTTTTATCAATGGATTCATTCTTCTTTTTTTCCTAAGGAAGGTGAGGTTTCTTCGTTTTGGAGTCCTAACTCTAAAGGTTTATCTGCTTCACAGCAGAAACGTCTAATATCGTTACAAAGATTGAAAAAGTTAAAGTTAAATAGCCTGATTACTCGTATTTTCGATTCAATTGGGTTCGGTGACAATTGGCTTATTTATTTTGCAAAAGAATGA
- a CDS encoding ABC transporter ATP-binding protein: MTDIAISVQDLSKRFEIYETPLSRIKQLIRAPLGKISSTFEKQYYKEFWALKDISFEIPKGESFGIIGRNGAGKSTLLSIIAGTMAPTTGSIDVKGKVAALLELGSGFNPAFTGIENVYLNGSILGFSKKEIDEKLDEILAFADIGPFVNQLVKTYSSGMTMRLAFAVQACLEPEVLIVDEALGVGDVFFQVKCHSRMEKLQENGTSILFVTHSMGVIEKYCKNALLLNEGRVMFKGESSEAIGMYYNLDSIMKVGDDSGLESRSVLREKMPHPEDWPDENQFPSIDNLQVRLGSESMAHCTKFGIFDYRKLASKAFTWKDNLYLYAEFAITEDIEIPYIGVSFLDARNIMIYGKTSFMHEGNDLLVSKSGSTVRVRMEIPLDLPAGDYVCTIGINSMNENTYKYLDKINFQDLTSNTKSIVTYNATSFNVSFPAKRIQPFFGFCNLSSKMYLEQL, encoded by the coding sequence ATGACAGACATAGCAATTTCAGTTCAAGATCTTTCTAAACGTTTTGAAATATATGAGACCCCATTATCTAGAATCAAACAATTGATCAGAGCACCATTGGGGAAAATATCTTCGACGTTTGAAAAGCAATACTACAAAGAATTTTGGGCGTTAAAAGATATCTCGTTTGAAATACCGAAAGGGGAATCCTTTGGGATTATCGGAAGAAACGGTGCAGGCAAGAGTACGTTGTTATCCATCATTGCAGGTACGATGGCGCCAACAACAGGTAGCATTGATGTTAAAGGTAAAGTTGCCGCCCTTCTTGAGTTGGGAAGCGGTTTTAATCCTGCATTTACCGGAATTGAAAATGTATATCTTAACGGTAGTATATTAGGGTTCTCTAAAAAAGAAATTGATGAAAAATTAGATGAGATTCTTGCATTTGCAGATATTGGTCCTTTCGTTAACCAGCTCGTAAAAACTTATTCGAGTGGAATGACTATGCGACTTGCTTTCGCCGTCCAGGCCTGCCTGGAACCTGAAGTTCTAATTGTAGATGAGGCTTTGGGAGTAGGGGACGTTTTTTTTCAGGTGAAGTGCCATTCTAGAATGGAAAAATTACAAGAAAATGGAACTTCTATTTTATTCGTAACTCATTCTATGGGAGTAATCGAGAAATATTGTAAGAATGCTCTTCTGTTAAATGAAGGTCGCGTTATGTTTAAAGGAGAATCTTCAGAAGCTATCGGGATGTATTATAATTTAGACAGTATTATGAAGGTTGGCGATGACTCCGGTCTGGAGTCCAGATCTGTTTTAAGGGAAAAAATGCCGCATCCCGAAGATTGGCCCGATGAAAATCAATTTCCATCAATAGATAATTTACAGGTGCGGTTAGGTTCTGAATCCATGGCGCATTGCACTAAATTCGGAATTTTTGATTATAGGAAATTAGCCTCGAAAGCTTTTACTTGGAAAGATAATCTTTATCTTTATGCAGAGTTTGCTATTACCGAAGACATAGAGATTCCTTATATAGGAGTCTCCTTTTTAGATGCCAGAAACATTATGATCTACGGAAAAACTTCTTTTATGCATGAAGGTAATGATCTTCTTGTTTCAAAATCAGGCTCTACAGTCAGGGTTCGGATGGAGATCCCATTGGATCTTCCTGCAGGTGATTATGTTTGTACAATTGGAATAAATTCGATGAACGAGAATACTTATAAGTATTTGGATAAGATAAATTTCCAAGATTTAACGAGTAACACAAAATCGATCGTCACTTATAATGCGACTTCTTTTAACGTGTCTTTTCCGGCCAAAAGGATTCAACCTTTTTTCGGATTCTGTAATTTGAGTTCGAAAATGTATCTTGAACAATTATAA
- a CDS encoding oligosaccharide flippase family protein, giving the protein MPLFKIKNIVDRIRSLEFGFSEILLHYRNYLFGAGSIAIIKFISIPVYTTYLTPDQFGYFSLLESYSQLLIITMTLNLHASIGRFSYDERADYKIFYGSVIVGCSVILFICSTSFLYFEKEIGKYLKLPVGLIRFIPLIVFFGVVQSFFVQTLQPQKKSGIISIALLILHLLTFIFSFFLLVLVQWDNAPYYALAFGQVFAFFIASIFFIYSIRESIVFRFRIQLFREAVFYSFPLLFYTLSGTVINQIDRVMINHYQGPFETGLYSAASDLGMFMGTFQALINSAWYPFYFEYMKNADYISHDRDVRFNFAIIAFSATAFIFFSKEFFSLLTHSNYHVAHTVIPIVILSYVFHFLFYVYGGRNIDYLKKTIYLSVIVFIAALINIILNFLWIPSFGYVAAAYSTLISYILMMVMAYIVNRFLLKLHSPSFAFFGTALLVLAFDIFIYNFLFLEAIEYDNLLPRFFLLILSGLLYFKDTVVSLCRRFNFS; this is encoded by the coding sequence GTGCCTTTATTTAAAATTAAAAATATAGTCGACCGAATACGTTCTCTTGAATTCGGTTTTTCTGAGATACTGCTTCATTATCGAAATTATCTCTTCGGTGCCGGCTCGATTGCAATTATCAAGTTTATATCTATACCAGTATATACAACTTATCTTACACCGGATCAATTTGGTTATTTCTCTCTTTTAGAAAGCTATAGTCAGCTTTTAATTATAACGATGACATTGAATTTGCACGCTAGTATAGGTAGGTTTTCATATGATGAACGTGCCGATTATAAGATCTTTTATGGATCCGTGATCGTTGGCTGCTCGGTAATTCTTTTTATCTGTTCAACATCGTTCTTATATTTTGAAAAAGAAATTGGAAAATATTTAAAGTTACCGGTCGGATTGATACGTTTTATTCCTTTGATTGTTTTTTTTGGGGTAGTTCAATCCTTTTTTGTTCAAACATTACAGCCTCAAAAAAAAAGCGGAATAATATCGATTGCTTTACTTATTTTACATCTATTGACTTTTATATTTTCCTTCTTTTTGTTGGTATTGGTTCAGTGGGATAATGCGCCATATTATGCTCTTGCTTTTGGTCAAGTTTTTGCGTTTTTCATTGCATCAATTTTTTTTATTTATTCTATCCGCGAATCGATCGTTTTTCGTTTCAGAATTCAGCTATTTCGAGAAGCAGTCTTTTATTCGTTTCCGCTTCTTTTTTACACTCTGAGCGGTACAGTTATTAATCAGATTGATCGCGTTATGATAAATCATTATCAAGGCCCCTTTGAAACGGGTTTGTATAGCGCTGCTTCGGATCTTGGGATGTTTATGGGTACTTTTCAGGCTTTAATAAATAGCGCTTGGTACCCTTTTTACTTTGAGTATATGAAGAATGCAGATTATATTTCACATGACCGAGATGTTCGATTTAATTTTGCGATCATTGCTTTTTCTGCTACTGCATTTATTTTCTTTTCGAAGGAATTCTTTTCATTGCTTACTCATTCTAATTATCATGTTGCTCATACAGTAATACCGATTGTGATATTGTCTTATGTTTTTCATTTTCTATTTTATGTATATGGTGGAAGAAATATCGACTATTTAAAAAAGACAATATATTTATCAGTAATTGTTTTTATCGCGGCGCTGATCAATATTATATTGAATTTTTTATGGATTCCAAGTTTTGGTTATGTTGCCGCTGCTTATTCAACATTGATTTCATATATATTGATGATGGTGATGGCTTATATAGTGAATCGGTTTTTGCTTAAATTGCATTCCCCTTCTTTCGCTTTTTTCGGTACGGCACTATTAGTTTTAGCTTTTGATATTTTCATTTATAATTTTCTCTTTCTGGAAGCGATTGAATATGATAATTTACTGCCTAGATTCTTTCTGTTGATTTTATCCGGACTTCTTTATTTTAAAGATACTGTCGTCTCTTTATGTCGCCGTTTTAATTTTTCTTGA
- a CDS encoding sugar 3,4-ketoisomerase produces MDEIQVKNSGYISLKKIHDDRDGNLIIMEALRDVPFEIKRIYYINNLENSVSIRGLHAHKEIEQVIFCINGSFTLGLDDGNMRQKILMNNDNVGVLLGKMLWHTMEAFSSGCVLMVVASDYYREDDYVRSYSEFIQLVNGNQI; encoded by the coding sequence ATGGATGAAATTCAAGTAAAAAATTCCGGTTATATTAGTCTTAAAAAAATTCATGATGATCGAGATGGGAATCTCATAATCATGGAGGCGTTGCGGGATGTTCCGTTTGAAATAAAGAGAATATATTATATTAATAATTTAGAAAACTCGGTGAGTATTCGAGGATTGCATGCGCATAAAGAAATTGAGCAAGTTATATTTTGCATCAATGGCAGTTTTACCTTGGGTTTGGACGACGGAAATATGCGCCAGAAGATTTTAATGAACAACGATAATGTGGGTGTTCTTTTAGGAAAGATGCTTTGGCATACAATGGAAGCTTTTTCATCGGGTTGCGTTTTGATGGTGGTTGCTTCAGATTATTATCGTGAGGACGATTATGTAAGAAGCTATTCAGAATTTATTCAATTGGTTAATGGAAATCAAATATGA
- a CDS encoding methyltransferase, TIGR04325 family — protein MIFSYLKRFLIKILPPATFDLLNLLKNLFQNIGMNRRKSSFLNYGFNGIFNNWEEAASLCGSYDSNEILEKCKQALLKVKNGEAVYERDSVIFDKVQYSWPLVAALMYIAAKFKGKIDVLDFGGSLGSSYYQNLLFLESLETFSWNIVEQKEFVREGKLNFQNQHLRFYNDIDSCVRDKKIDVFLASSSFPYIREPFELIKKIINYDFPYIVIDRTYFINLSKSIVSAQKVPPEIYDASYPAWFFNFNEFHEAFKEKYKLLVEFDSYLQISNLLEGMRTKEMGMIFELRK, from the coding sequence ATGATTTTTTCTTATCTTAAAAGATTTCTTATTAAAATTTTACCGCCAGCTACTTTTGATTTACTTAATTTGCTAAAAAATCTTTTCCAAAATATTGGAATGAACAGGAGGAAAAGTTCTTTTTTAAACTATGGTTTTAATGGGATTTTCAATAATTGGGAGGAAGCAGCAAGTTTATGCGGTTCGTATGACTCGAATGAGATTTTAGAAAAATGTAAACAAGCTCTTCTTAAAGTAAAGAATGGAGAAGCAGTTTACGAGAGGGATTCTGTAATTTTTGATAAGGTTCAATATTCTTGGCCTTTGGTTGCGGCCTTGATGTATATTGCTGCTAAATTTAAAGGAAAAATTGATGTTTTAGATTTTGGTGGATCGTTAGGTAGCAGCTATTATCAGAATCTTCTTTTTTTGGAAAGTTTAGAAACCTTTTCTTGGAACATTGTTGAGCAAAAAGAATTTGTTAGAGAGGGAAAGCTAAATTTCCAGAATCAACACTTACGTTTTTATAATGATATTGATTCTTGCGTTAGGGATAAAAAAATAGACGTTTTTCTCGCTTCAAGTTCTTTTCCATATATTCGTGAGCCGTTCGAACTCATAAAAAAAATAATAAATTACGACTTTCCTTATATTGTTATTGATAGAACTTATTTCATCAATCTTTCTAAATCCATCGTTTCCGCACAAAAAGTTCCGCCCGAAATCTACGATGCTTCGTATCCTGCCTGGTTCTTCAATTTTAACGAATTTCACGAGGCATTTAAGGAAAAGTATAAATTGTTGGTAGAGTTTGATAGTTATTTGCAGATATCCAATCTGTTGGAAGGGATGAGGACAAAAGAAATGGGCATGATCTTTGAGTTAAGGAAATAA
- a CDS encoding IS5 family transposase (programmed frameshift), whose protein sequence is MKSQLGHLDIPEPIWLKLKQLLPKDRRIISNGGRPRLDDRTVLAAIFYRVKTGVPWRYMPPMFGSKSTLHRRFQEWVEAGIFDKIHKEALKLYDHSIKIRTKRMAADGSQARAPKGGFFTGPNPTDRGKRGVKRHILVDRLGAPISFVISQSGTHDSKLLASTLDNFRFFRNKKRLKPEILSLDKAYIGQAIKNNLKKRRIRYRIPNKKNTKIPEYIRPLKKFRWVVERTFAWINSFRAAKTCWEFKENNYMAIFKITFTLILLRMVLK, encoded by the exons ATGAAATCGCAATTAGGACATTTAGATATTCCGGAGCCGATCTGGCTCAAATTAAAGCAGTTACTTCCTAAGGATAGAAGAATCATTTCTAATGGCGGACGACCTCGCTTAGATGATAGGACGGTGCTTGCCGCAATATTTTATCGAGTTAAAACAGGAGTTCCTTGGCGATATATGCCTCCGATGTTCGGCAGCAAATCGACTCTTCATCGAAGATTTCAAGAATGGGTAGAAGCAGGTATTTTTGATAAAATTCATAAAGAAGCTTTAAAGCTCTATGATCATTCTATAAAGATCCGAACGAAAAGAATGGCGGCGGATGGAAGTCAAGCGAGGGCTCCAAAAGGGGGCT TTTTCACCGGACCAAATCCGACGGACCGTGGTAAAAGAGGCGTTAAAAGACATATACTCGTTGATCGATTAGGGGCACCAATTTCTTTTGTGATCTCTCAATCCGGGACCCACGATTCAAAACTTCTCGCTTCGACGTTAGATAACTTTCGATTTTTTAGAAATAAAAAACGTTTGAAACCCGAGATATTGTCCCTCGACAAAGCCTATATTGGACAAGCGATTAAGAACAATCTAAAAAAAAGAAGAATTCGATATAGAATTCCAAATAAAAAGAATACAAAGATTCCTGAATATATTCGACCCTTAAAAAAGTTTCGGTGGGTCGTTGAGAGAACTTTTGCTTGGATTAATTCTTTTCGAGCCGCTAAAACATGTTGGGAATTTAAAGAAAATAATTACATGGCAATTTTCAAAATCACTTTTACTCTGATTCTCTTAAGAATGGTTTTGAAGTAG
- a CDS encoding glycosyltransferase family 2 protein, with the protein MLYILLPFYNRKKVTERLILCLKRQTYKNFKILLIDDGSKDGTSEMATSHFPESAIIKGSGDWWWGGSLQQGYNWLKRHEIETDDDILIVNDDVEFADDFLEIGIELLKKNKDSLFLAKSYSRIDNSLQDSGVRVDWSNLSFKMANSQKEINVLSTRGLFLKVRTFFKIGGFYPRLIPHYQSDYEFTHRAYLKGFTLRTSDSLFLLEDPNETGIRTAEVRDIKDFIKVYFNKKSNYYLLSWVSFVILRCPWRWKVRNVIRILLWPFPGLLRYFVQIRSVLHFLAAFVRKFKRH; encoded by the coding sequence GTGCTCTATATACTATTACCATTTTATAATCGAAAAAAAGTGACCGAAAGGTTAATTTTATGCCTTAAAAGACAAACATATAAGAATTTTAAAATATTATTGATTGATGATGGGTCCAAAGATGGGACTTCTGAAATGGCCACTAGTCACTTTCCGGAGTCGGCAATAATCAAAGGGAGCGGAGACTGGTGGTGGGGAGGGTCTCTTCAACAAGGTTATAACTGGTTGAAGAGACATGAGATTGAAACTGACGATGATATTTTGATTGTGAATGACGATGTTGAATTTGCTGATGACTTTCTTGAAATAGGGATCGAATTATTAAAAAAAAATAAAGATAGTCTGTTTCTTGCAAAATCATATTCAAGAATCGATAATAGCTTACAGGATTCTGGCGTTCGTGTCGATTGGAGTAATCTTTCTTTTAAAATGGCAAATTCGCAGAAAGAGATTAATGTTCTCTCTACGCGGGGACTTTTTTTGAAGGTAAGAACTTTTTTTAAAATTGGCGGGTTTTATCCTAGATTAATTCCGCATTATCAGTCGGATTATGAATTTACGCATAGAGCTTATTTGAAAGGTTTTACACTTAGAACTTCCGATAGTCTTTTTCTTTTGGAGGATCCGAATGAAACTGGAATTCGGACCGCTGAAGTTCGGGATATTAAAGATTTTATAAAAGTGTATTTTAATAAGAAGTCAAATTATTACCTTTTGTCTTGGGTTTCCTTTGTTATTCTCCGATGTCCTTGGCGGTGGAAAGTCCGAAACGTTATCAGAATACTCCTTTGGCCGTTTCCAGGATTATTGAGATATTTTGTTCAAATTCGATCCGTTCTTCATTTTCTTGCCGCCTTCGTTCGTAAATTTAAAAGACACTGA